The DNA window TTATCTGCGGTGTAGCCCAAACAGAGCCAGGAACGGTTTGTTtagctgctagctgttagcatctcGTTACCAACGTTTACGTCACACGAACGTCGGGAAgatgtgaagaaagaaaataacgaCCACGTAAAAGGTTTTTATCCGTAGTTCTACGCatcaggacttttttttaaccaccagCAGGAACCAGAACGTATTTACTTGTGGTGGAGTCGGTTCTAAAATAAAACCTGGTTCTGTGTCGGCAGGAACAACCAGTGATAGTTTGTGGAGCTAAAAACGTGAAAAGCTTTGAGATTAAAAGACAATTTAATGAGTTAATTGGATTTCTGGAGAGGAAACTCTCAGATTCCTTGTATCAGTGAAACTCTGGAAAGTTtagtaaaacaataaagtttCACAACAAAgtcatgaaataaattaaagaacaagatgaaacaaACTGATCTGGACTGAACATGTTTCTACAAGACGCTTCCTCCTAATGTTCAGCTCTAAAGGTCTGGAGGGGAGTTTTTATCAGCTGAAGgtcacatgactagagtctgGTGATGTCCCacccagacctggacctggatctggacctggacctggacctggacctggacctgaacctggacctggatctggaggAACCTGTTCTGATCCTGTTTTCATTCCCCATTAATGTTCAGAAGGTCTCAAGACTCTGGACATTAATGGATCATCAGAGAACCATCAGAACAgggtcctccaggtccaggtccaggtctaggtccaggtccaggttcaagTCCAGGTTCaactccaggtccaggtccaggtccaggtcctagTCCAGGTCCTAGTCCAGGTCCTAGTCCAGGTCTATGTGAGACATCGCcagactctagtcatgtgacCTTCAGCTGATAAAAAGCTAAACTCTCCTCCAGACCTTTAGAGCAGAACATTAGGAGGAAGCGTCTTGTAGAAACATGTTCAGTCCAGATCAGTTTATCTCAGCttagattttagatttaaataatCTTTAGACGTCATCGTGTCAGAAACTGTCCTAAAAAGTCTCGACTGGAGCTTCAGCATCAAAACGAATCTGTTTAACTCCAACAGAAACCAACGCTCTCAAACATCCTGATCTTTGGTCGTGGATTTGAGCCGGAGACGGAAACAAGAACCGGAACAGAAAAAGTGACGTAGTGTTAGATGAGTGCACAGTGAACCACCTCGCTCCCATCAtggatctggtctggtctggtctggtctggacttTACGGCGTCACAGAGAACGAAGGAAAACggagaagagcagcagaaagagaaacgAGGCAGCAGCAGATTGTCTTGGAGTCTTCGGCTCAGACTCATTCTAGCAGAAACGTTTAGAATCTGTGCAAAGAAACGAGTTTGGTTTTTatgtaaaaactttaaaactgcaGGAAACGTTTTTAAATAAGAAGAAGATTCTTTCCTCTGATCTTAACTTCAGACCAGTTCCAGAAGGAAACTCTTATTTTCAGTACATCTTATCCTACAGGTGCTGCCAGAGTTTTCACCACCTCATAATTCTTTCTCTAGGAAGTTGCAtcagaaataaacttttttaaTTTAGGTTGAACGAATGCAGTTAATTTAATCGATTACATGAGCAGCTGCATTTAgctcctcattcttcttcagATCTATGCACCATTCAAGTCTCCAAACAAATTCACAACCTTTTTCAAATAATCCCAAACCAGACGTCCAGTGTCTCCTGGGCCCTTTGACAGCTAGTAGCTACACAACTTAAACATGTaagagtttaaatttaaaagttaaataaatatttcattttaatttaagttccCGGAGCTCAGACTCACGTCTTTGCGTCTTTCAATGACAGAAAGAATCACTTTAACAAATGAAAGGTTCATGGTCTCTGCAGGATGAATCCCTGAGGACACATCATAGAACCTCCAGGGTCCTCAGCACCGGACATACGTCCATTTCTGAAGacgttcctgtctctgtgtgttatgtCTGGAGCCCAGGACCCTGGAGCCTCCATGATGTGTCCTCTAGGATTCATCCTGCAGAGACCACgaatgtttcatttgttaaagtgattctttctgctttttgtgtttctgtagtTGTTTCATGTCTCTTTGCAGCTGTTCGGTGTCTCTTTTACAGCAGGTTTTGTACTTTTATCGTGGATTTTGCCTCATTGCAGCCgacgttttgtgtgtgtctttggtcaagtgtagttgtgtagtgtCTTGCGTATATAACTGTGATCTCTGAACCATCATCTCCGCGGCTACAGGACGGACTCAGAGTCAACCTGGCTGAGCTCCACGAATCAAACCGAGGATTCATCAGAGCAGTTTCACAAACGGATTAAATGAACTTCATTCCTCAGAGCACAGTAATTACACGGGCAAGAAAACTGAAGTTTGAAGCGTCTGAAGGTTTAAAAACGTTGCTCAGTTTAAAAGTCACAGACTGACTCTAAGTTTAATAAAGTTCtctgattaaatatttgatttaaaatctagttaattaaataaaatcttctCTGTGCCTGGAAGCTTTTCTCTGCACCActctgctaagctaagctaagctaagctaagatatgctagttagcatttagcacCACTAGTTGATCTTTATCCatttatccatatttatttgtttcagctgcagcatttaatgtcatttaaaatctttgGAGCATTGAATTATCTTGACGCCACAACGCTTCTTCCTGGTGTCATAATGTTTCAGATCCAGATTTAACCCAGTTTTTAGAAAGTGTAATTACTGTGTAAGTCATCCTGAAGGTTGTCTCTGTGGTTTTATATCAAATATTCATCTCTACGTACatataaatatcttttttttttgcagattaatGCATCAATATTAGACATTTTTGGTGGAGTCATGTGATCCTCTCCATCCTTATCTGTATCGGCCCGTGGCCTCAGGAAGGAGAAACTGTATCAGTGGACAcagctgagaaaagaaaagagatccACCATGCAAAGAAGAAGATATATGGGAGGTGCAGAGGGTGGTGTAAGACCAGGCTTACATGCACATAGTGAGTTCGTAGTGGGGGGGGTATCGGGCGGCGTCACTCGATGAAGATGTCCTCGGTGGGACAGGAGTAGCTCATGTGCTCCTTGTAGTACTGCTGGAACGCCCTCCTGGAGGAAACCAACACAAAGATTCAGGTCAGAGTCTACGAAGTCAAATCATCTCGGAAGACGgtcaatcagctgatcagtttgtctctcattttctgttgttctgtgtctctctgcagctgaaatatgtctctgttgtttttgcttctttgcaGTCGATTTTCAGCTTTTATAAGTTATCCCGTGTCCAAAATGTTTTTGCACATAAGTTAATAAGTCATAAACTTTGTCCTCAATGAATTGTGCCTCGTCTCAGTGCAGCTCAGCCCCGATGGTCCTGGTCTATAGTGGTGTGGTCTGGTGAACTGCTGCGTGTACAgcgcacacttcagtttgggtTCAGGGCCCCGGAGAgattctcattggctgatttgaagcagGGGGCAGGGACTGGACAGGTCTCGCTAGCTCAGCTAAAGTAGCAAGATAGCATACCCGTAGCtaattcacatttaatttggagataaaaggtttgtgAGCACATCGACCGGAGGATTCAAacatttctcaagagggaaaagaaaaaactaggACATTCAACCAGGAGAAGTTTAAGAGGAAAACCTGGTTAACAGGGACCTCATCTAAAAGGCGAATTTACTTTTTATCTAAATAGAATTGATAATGGAGTTTGTATATAACTGATGATACATGTGTGGAGATTTCCACCAGTGTGTGGTTCTGAAAttgctgtttgtctgtggtatattgtgtgtgatgggtttgtgtattgattgctgtgtattggatGTGCGCTGTTCACACCATGAGTGGtgccttgtgttttttattggtGTCAGGTTATGGTTTTTAGTAAGATCTTGATAGTATATGTcatctgattgattattttTGTGATGGCTTCATTCAGCTACAATTTTGTCGTCAGGTGCAATTGATTGTGGTATTTCTGGATTGTATTATAAGATTTCAatgcatggccccaccagaatttaGAAACCAAGATTTTGCAGTACTTTTGTGTCTGTTCATAgtagttttgtgtctctgtgtagtTGATCATCTGTCTGTTTGCCTTATGGACTTGTCTCTTCATAcggttttctttctctctgtagttgttttgtctctttgcaaCTGATTTACACATCTTTCTAACTGTCGTTAGACAGTCCTGATTatccttcggggataaatattCTGATActgattgttgttgtgtttatctCTTTGTAGTTTTGTCTGTATCGACTTGTTAtggagttttgtgttttgtgtctctttgtattttttgtctttctgcagGGATTTGCAGGGAAGTCTTTGTGTGTCAACTGCTTGTGTGTCTTCATATTTGGGATGATTCTGACTTTCTAACGAGGCCTGACCAGGATTCAGACCCAGACTGTCATGTTCTCCAGAGAATGAACCCCTAAAGCCTCTTACCCGACAGACTCGGCCAGAGGATGCAGCGTTGTCTCTGACATCAGGACGTGGCAGGCGAAGCGCTGCTGGTCGGGATGTTTGGTGATGAAACCGAAGTATCTGCAGTGAAGAGACGACACGTATTTACTGCTGGAGACCTGAGGAGCTTCACATCGCTGAAAGCAAGTTTAATTTTCATGCAGATAAAGGTGGGGAACTCACTTGCTGTGTTTTGGATGACAGCCACAGAATGAGATGTTCTTCAGCTGGAAGAAATGGAAACACTGGTCACCCTGAAGGAGATGAGACAAGAGGACGTTATCTCAGAATATTAACGCAAACCAGAAGGGAATGAATAAGGAAACCACAGATGTTCTTTAATATATATTAGAAGCTCCAGCGGTTAAATCAGTCAGTGCATGGTCTTTATGAGACGAGCTTCACCTGGAGCACAGAAGACTTAAATGTTTCTCTGTACTGGACTAATAGACTCTGGAGGGTTAGTCTTAACATTTCTGTAGGAGGTAAAACGATGTTGACGTACTCTATGAGCAGAGTGACACTGGTCCTGGACGCTGATCTTCACCCCCCTAACGCTGACCTCCAGCACACAGGCTGACGGAGGCTGACCTGCTGACCGCCTGTTACACGCCACCTGTCAACACAAAGAACCAGTCGGTCACAATAtctggtaacgtggttcctggctcctctcagtgaggtttattgtcatgtggttttcattgagccaatcagagaagatccaggaaacattgtcaggtctaatcagggtctaatgtggtctacaaggtccccctctgacctggtttattaggaaccatgaagaagaacaagtgtcctcatgtttctaatgtgatgatgttgacaagtgtctgaatcagtgTTTCGATGAGAGACCTGTTCAGGGTTCATTTAATCTGTACCTTCTGCATCGCAGCACATAGAACATCGTTGCCTCTGTGGATGGGAACCTGAACTGAACCCAGAAATCGAACCAGGAACTGCTCCGTGAGACTGTCTTTCTGGACTGGAAGAAGAaataacagagacacaaattaacacaaaataaaccaggacctggtcacaattcaacctttggacattttatttctcctggacgtcatcacattctaccattgagctcattatacgatccagaagaagatggagatttacacatggaactccccaggaccccagccaccaaggctacatgctacatagcaatgctaagctaccagccaccaaggctacatgctacatagcaatgctaagctaccagccaccaaggctacatgctacatagcaatgctaagataacagccaccaaggctataTCCTACATAGCAATACGAAGCTAACTTTCACTACAAGATGGCTGCATGGTTTATCATCTGTAGTGGCACCATcagaccactagatggagactaaaggttcagattctatgagtccagtctccatgtggttcatagttTAAATAGAATCATGTGGACAGACTCTAAAGGACCCCAgtaggaaataaaaactatattcGGACTGAAGAATAAATTCTGACATGATGACTGATAGATTCAAAGCTGAGgctagctgaggctagctgaggctagctgttagctgtccAGTCTGTTGCAGCGTACCTTGGTTAAAGTCTTTGGGCACCCTGACGGCGTAGAAGACCGGGAAGATGCCGGTAGCTCCGGTCCTCATGTTGTAGCCCTGACACCACAGATCCTCAGACTGGTCCAGGATTAAGACCGGGTCGTCCATCTCCAGGTTCAGCTCGTCCGCATGACGGGGGACGAACCTGAAAccagacagagaacagagacCTCGGACCTCAGCGTCATGTGCTTCCTGGTCGTGTTTTATCGTCTAGTTCTTATTCACGGTTGTCGACCTGAAGGCGGCTCTGTGGCTCTGCTGCCTCTCCACGCCGTCCAGAACGCAGGAGAACACCCCGAACGAGCCGGCACCTGAACACAGCACCCACgttaattcagtccagttttatttataaaacatctcaagatgctttacaaaatgGAGCAGGAGTAGCACAGTGACATGACtaggaatagaaaagaaataagaaagtagaggataggAGGTTGGTGCAGACTTAAGTACAGTTAAGTCCAGTCCTGACTTTTAACTAAAGGTTaaaaagtcttagtcctgatcttaaaagtagagactgtgtctgcctccagaacccaaactgggatctggttccacaggagaggagcctgatagttGAGGGCTccacctcccattctacttatTTAATGTCACAATCTACAGCTTGAATGttgcgtttttgttttatacaaacacacaggaaaaatctttttatgtaaatttacACTAATGTATATAAATACTGGAACTTAAGACTCTGTAATTATACAAAACCCAGAAGCCATTATAGAGTGAGAAACATAATTCCTCCTGATACTGAAATCTTATGAAGCTCAGTGCATCCAACAGTTCACCACCACTGCTGGAAGGCAGGGGGCGCTGGTACATATTTGATTATTTCCATCTCTAACAATTAgtttcaaaaaaatatttttaactaatttttCTCAAGTAGTAACTCCCATCTCTTTTCTTAGAATTATCACATCCATATTCCAATGAATGAGGGtcacaaacatatttaattaacaTCTACTACGACGTGTGAATATCTTCAGCCTGATTTGATGTCACTGAGGATAAACTAACCTGTGGAGCTGTAgtggctgctgttgttggcGAACAGATTGAGAAACTTCCTGCTCCTCGGAGCCACGGCCCTTCCTCCATTACACTCGTCCTCCTCTGAAGTCGTAGCTGACGTCACCTTCGGCTGTTTGCAAACCCTCGCCACaacttccctcctcctcttcacctcctcctcccgcctctTCTTCacgtcctcctccctcctctttttcgCCTCCgcctctttcctcctttcttggggcagaaaacaaggaaaagtTTAAACTGGTGCTCTAAAACGTTCTCATGTTAGTGGTGTTCCACAGGGTTTAGTACTGGGTCCTCTACTTGTTGctctttttatttgatttcagtGACAGATATATTCTATATATCCATATGCAGATGACACTCAACTCTATATACGCCCTATAAAACCTTTATTAAGATCATTTAAACCACATACATTTAATCCACACGCCCTGTTTTAATATTggaaataaactttattttttaattaaatcaaataatgtGATTATAAATCTCAGAAtgatgaaatttaaattaaatataaattaattaaatatggtTGTAGCAATTAATGTTACGATattgatttttctgtctttgtttctttttcaatttgtACATGCATTtgatccatttcttttcttttgaatgttcaaaataaataaataaacaaacaaacaaaatgaccTTATTgggcaaataaagaaaaagaattcaTAGAATCCTTTAGAATATTAATATTTCCACCATATTGTTCACGCACGCAACTCCCCAGGGAAACCAGTCACCAAGatatgctacatatcaatgctaagctaactttcgCTACAAGTGGGATTATCTGTTGTGCCACCATtagtccactagatggaggtTTAGGACCATGCATATAGAGGAACGGGGCTAAGAGTCTGTCAGATaagtctccatgtggttcatggTTGATGGAGAATCATGTACATAGACTCTAAAGGACCCAGAAGATAATAAAACAATCAGCTGCAAAACCAAAGCACCCAAAGTGTTTACTACCACAAAATACTACTGAATCCACTACAGGAGGCAATctacacacaattcaacctttggacattttattttgtccataAATCTTCAAATTCTTCCACTGTGCACATTATACAATCCATAAAAATCTGGATATTTAATCCATATTGCACAGATGTAACTCCCCAAGGAaatatttcaccatgttttttccaAAGGTACCTTTCTGTACAAGgaattagcaagaaaaaaacaaacaaacagaaaaacaaacaaaaaaacacctcactTTATTGTACAACCtaataaagattttattctCGTATGAATCTACCTTATCATCccttactttactttactttactttacttctGCAGAAACCACTGTCATTGCACACATTCTGCTGCTCTTATCCTCTCACCTTTGTGAATTTCTTCTCTTGCTTTTCTAATGTGCTAGTctttgccctcctaattgcccctctgggataaacatgtatatattttttaaattctgatcACCTTGCTCTCTGGCCTCCTCATACTCCgggtcctcctcctcgttgGCTGACTGATAGACGGTTTCTGTGTCGCTGTCGTCGTTGTGCTCGTTGTAACTGTGCAGACAGTCCTTGAGGTTGACCAGCTCCAGCTGAGCGTGCTCATCCACCACCAGAGTGTATTTAACAGAGTCATAGCTCAGACCAGCTGCAGACTCACTCTTTGGTACAGTCTGAGTGTCCCGGTCGCCTCGGTCCCCCCCTGCGTCGACCTCTGACTTGGTTTGGTCCGTACCCGTGTTGTGGCGCCGGCTCGGACCATTCTGGACGTTCACACAGGGAGTCAcgtctccctccccctcttcctcacTGATGTCTGGGTTGGTCCGTTGGGACAGAGATGGATGCAGGGGCCCTGGTGGGGGGCCCTCGGTGTCTGAGCTGAGCGACATCCTGTTGGACCCCCCCTCGCTGCTGGACCGGGAGAGGACGGGGGGGTTCTCCTGGGTCCTGTCATGGTTTTGGcctgagaaaacaaaataagtttcCAAAGAGTTTGAGAATGACACTAAAAGTCTCCATCTGGATTTAACCGATCAAATAGGTAGAAGCCTCCTGGTGGATAAACAgtgtgattatctttcagctggtatCCAACAACTTCTttaatgaggagcttctcatttatTCCACAACCTTTTAGATCAGTGATTCTCCACGTCCCCCTGGTGGGCTGCCAGGTCATTTCAtctgatatttgggttttgtgcGTGTTCTGTCAAACATCAACACCATGACATCTTAATATGATCccctgcagtttttattttaacaggaaACAGCCATAAGTGAGAGTGCAATGCTTTAATTTTGTCTCTttgatgttgttgcttttgcttAAATTGAAGTTTCATCTGGTCAGACCAGAGCTTTATATagggtttgtgtttatttgtcagCCTATCGATTTTCTTCCTGCTTCTTTTGATAATTGGACTTTGTTTGGATCTGACATTGGATGTCAGATTCTTATATATGAGAATGCATTTATCTACTGTTGAAGGATCCcgttatttatgaatcatttgttaattagccTGTTACAGCTCCTTGCCTGTGATTTCTGatgtctgtgtggtgctgatggacagctccgcgaatgattgatgtgtgtgtgtgtgtgtctgtgtggtgctgatggacagctccgtGTATGATTgatgtgtgtggtgctgatggacagctccgtgaatgattgatgtgtgtgtgtgtgtgtctgtgtggtgctgatggacagctccgtGTATGATTgatgtgtgtggtgctgatggacagctccgtGTATGATTgatgtgtgtggtgctgatggacagctccttcagaactgtagcagtgaagGTGTCGTCACATGTTCCAGATGCTTTGGTGGCGACTGTGGAGCTTCCAACATGTTTCTCCTGTATTCAGTTCAGTCCTTCACGTTCAATCttcaataataattaaaaagaagtaTAATGAAAACGCATGTATATGGCCTCCGAATTTAAGGGGTTGGAGATGAGCCGTGGAAATTTTTGAGACTTAAAAGTGGGCCCTGAGTTGGAAAAACTTGGGAACCACTGGTTTTCATTTCCCTGATGCTACTGACATATTCCAAGACGACACCGCCAGGATTCAAGGGGCTCAGATAgtgaaagaggttcagggagcatgagaccagaccagagtccagacctgaacccagagagaatgtttgggatgagctggagactcagactctgacatcatcaacacaagatctgaactaaaaacactggatggaagaaacctggagacattggagaagcttcttattgaaacaatggagtcaaagctggaggagctccgcccactgactagaggggaggagctccgcccacagactagaggggaggagctccacccacagaccagagggggaggagctctTATTTGGCCAGGCTGTGTATTTCACACATTACACAACGAGATTATCGTATTAGAAGCTTTAGAGTCGCTTGTTCCACGTATAAACTCAGTCATTAGACACATTCCTCTCAGACTcaattaaaatatgaacaacaaATATTTCATCAACGCAAAAACAGAGACGGATGAATTCAAAGAAATATCTTTCTATTCCCAAACATATTAACATTACATACACAACACTATCCTTATATAAAAAGCTGACCGAATGTACAAACAAATGCACCGTTAAAATTACACTGATATTCACATTCCTGTGACTTTACACTTATTTAACCTTTAATTAACAAACAGCGTGACACTAACACAAACCTTTTATTCTAAAGTAAACATGATGAAGCTAGTTTGAAtctataatttatttaaaccaaatacTTGCAGGGAAATACCCAAACATTGAACCATTGTTGCCCTATAAGACCCGAACTTTTCCTTTATTACCATGAAGTTACCCTAATATTAgcctaatgctaagctaattctTTCCTTCCACTAACCTGACGTTGCTCCCGTGTCATGTTCTCAGATTATTCTCAGATTATTTtgtgatgaataataaaaaataaataaagttcctCACCTTGGTCCTGGTTCTTCTCCTGGTTCCTGGGGGCCACAGGTGTGCGTGGGACGACCATGGCGGGCAGATAGACCTCCTCCTGGTTGGAGGGAATGCTGTTTGTCTTgacgcctcctcctcttcctcctctgttgcCTCCTctagcacctcctcctcctcctcctcctcctcctcttcctcggccTCTCGGCCCGtttgctgctttgtttctgtCCTTGGTCCTGGACTCCTCACACAgtcgtcctcctcttctgtccgtGCCTCCATCCTTCCCCCTCACCTCCCCCTGGCTCCTCTCTCTCATTGTTgcggctcctcctcctcgtcctccccttcctcctcgtcctcctcttcctcctcctcctgctcctgcggCTGCTCTCCGTTGGCTCCTGGGCGTCATGGAGGACGCCGGTCTTTCCCCGTGTCGAGCTCTGGTGTCTGGGTTGGAGGCGGAGCTCTGACCcgtggctctgctgctgctgttggatCCATTCGGGGGTTTTGGCGCCGGCCGGCGTTGCGTGCCGGGACGGACTTTGTCCTCAGCTTTGGGCTGGACGTCTGGAGGCGTTAGATCTCCTtaaggcacacaaacaaaagcttcaGTATTGAGAATACGACAAGAACACGAGGGATTATCAGAGCTGATCCTGGAGGAGAGAACTCTGAGTTTGATTCTGACGTAAACGTTCATTTCTAAACGTGAGACGGAAACAAGGCAAAACCAAATCAGAGTCTGataattcacagaaaaacagactATAAATGAACCAACAGAGGGGTCTGGTCCCTTCCTGCTGAGTAGCTTTAATAATCAATACgttaaataagttaataaaaacactataagagacaaaaatacaaataaaaacataattaaacttaattaaaacCAGGAACCTGTTTGAATTGACCAACAGATCCAAAACTGCtgtgaaaataactttaaatgttctgtttcattcatcGTTTGATACTATCGACCGCAGGAGTAAAACGTAAAGCAGAAGGTTGAATCTGGGCCaagaaaagtgacaaaattacGTAGAAGACTGAAAGatttcagtgaaaataacttttatctctaatttatccactggttCATTCAGAGAAGTGaccagaacacaacactgagaccaggaccagacagactaGGACTAGAcaaaccaggaccagacagcagacagacatgagGCTTAATTACTATAATTGTTCTtattttcaagaaaaataaacttttaaggataatttattaaatttcaacattctcctaattttcttgttcttctttgcactaagaCAAATGGAAAATCTGAGTTATTATCTGAGGAAATCTAGAGTTACTATACGTTAGTATAGGTTTATCTATTTGAAATGAACTGTATCTGGTCCCCGAACTAAAACCAGTTTGACTCCTCTGCTggagaccgtatataaatatggacgccacgtctccacttcctgtcattggttcaaactgacgctattttcccgaCGGTACGAGCGGCGCCAGAGTTTCATCAGTACAGTCTGGGGGCGGAGCCAtaatatcgatgccccgcccacacttcctcta is part of the Mugil cephalus isolate CIBA_MC_2020 chromosome 10, CIBA_Mcephalus_1.1, whole genome shotgun sequence genome and encodes:
- the LOC125014605 gene encoding C-Jun-amino-terminal kinase-interacting protein 1-like — protein: MDKYRPKRPTTLALFPQLPQAGTQDSINNNSLGKKESWKDSHSSSPHITGDLTPPDVQPKAEDKVRPGTQRRPAPKPPNGSNSSSRATGQSSASNPDTRARHGERPASSMTPRSQRRAAAGAGGGGRGGRGGRGGRGGGAATMRERSQGEVRGKDGGTDRRGGRLCEESRTKDRNKAANGPRGRGRGGGGGGGGGARGGNRGGRGGGVKTNSIPSNQEEVYLPAMVVPRTPVAPRNQEKNQDQGQNHDRTQENPPVLSRSSSEGGSNRMSLSSDTEGPPPGPLHPSLSQRTNPDISEEEGEGDVTPCVNVQNGPSRRHNTGTDQTKSEVDAGGDRGDRDTQTVPKSESAAGLSYDSVKYTLVVDEHAQLELVNLKDCLHSYNEHNDDSDTETVYQSANEEEDPEYEEAREQERRKEAEAKKRREEDVKKRREEEVKRRREVVARVCKQPKVTSATTSEEDECNGGRAVAPRSRKFLNLFANNSSHYSSTGAGSFGVFSCVLDGVERQQSHRAAFRFVPRHADELNLEMDDPVLILDQSEDLWCQGYNMRTGATGIFPVFYAVRVPKDFNQVQKDSLTEQFLVRFLGSVQVPIHRGNDVLCAAMQKVACNRRSAGQPPSACVLEVSVRGVKISVQDQCHSAHRGDQCFHFFQLKNISFCGCHPKHSKYFGFITKHPDQQRFACHVLMSETTLHPLAESVGRAFQQYYKEHMSYSCPTEDIFIE